In a single window of the Flavivirga spongiicola genome:
- a CDS encoding response regulator transcription factor: MKYNLIIADDHKMFLDGLLSIFESEEAYNILLTAKNGAQVVKYVDINSKEQIDLVITDITMPEMDGIALTKILKEKNSGLKILAVSMHTNPDMIDTLIESDVDGYVPKNAEKNELLKAIETILKGDKYFSREITEIYMKNKFSKKKKESIKLTQREIDVITLIAKEFTTQEIADRLFLSKHTIESYRKNLIAKLGVRNLAGLTKYAIKMKYLD; the protein is encoded by the coding sequence ATGAAGTATAATTTAATTATTGCAGATGACCATAAAATGTTTTTAGATGGTTTGCTAAGTATTTTTGAATCAGAAGAAGCATACAATATTTTGTTAACTGCAAAAAATGGTGCTCAGGTCGTTAAGTATGTAGATATTAATAGTAAAGAGCAGATAGACCTTGTTATTACAGATATTACCATGCCGGAAATGGATGGGATTGCATTGACTAAAATTTTGAAAGAAAAAAATAGTGGCCTAAAAATTCTTGCTGTAAGTATGCATACTAATCCCGACATGATTGATACACTTATAGAAAGTGACGTGGATGGTTATGTGCCTAAAAATGCTGAAAAAAATGAATTACTCAAAGCAATAGAAACTATTTTAAAAGGCGATAAATATTTTTCACGAGAGATAACAGAGATCTATATGAAAAATAAATTTTCTAAAAAGAAAAAAGAAAGCATCAAATTAACACAGCGTGAAATTGATGTGATTACTCTAATAGCAAAAGAGTTTACTACCCAGGAAATAGCAGATAGGTTATTTTTAAGTAAACATACCATTGAAAGTTATCGTAAAAATTTGATTGCAAAATTAGGGGTAAGAAACTTAGCAGGATTAACTAAATATGCTATAAAAATGAAGTATTTGGATTAA
- a CDS encoding BspA family leucine-rich repeat surface protein translates to MIKNIFTILLILFCYNLFGQTFNSIWDTEQSGVSTSNQITIPTNSTYTYNYTVDWGDGLTDTNVAGNITHTYTIPGRYTISISGDFPSIYFNNDGDRNKIIEILAWGSIQWQTMENAFYGCENLNFDAIDNPDLSQVTTLKNMFRDATVFNGIINNWNISTITDISGMFSGAVTFNRPLDNWNTSNVTDMSETFSRAILYNEPLDNWNTALVTNMFGMFRSASAFNQNINNWDVSQVTNMASMFASASSFNQPLNSWNVTGVEDMSNMFSSSDFNQNIENWNVSSVTNMHAMFQRNTDFDQPLNNWDVSHVTNMSNMFDGFYWSAIYNQPLDKWDVSKVTDMSYMFRYNRSFNQPINNWNVSLVTNMRGMFESSGSFNQPLNNWIVSNVTNMSAMFDSAQAFNQPLNNWDVSNVTSMSAMFEYAPIFNQPLDLWDVSGVTNMSTMFQGTKLFNQPIDNWDVSSVTNMRSMFYNALVFNQPLNNWNTSAVTDMSSMFNAYNATTAFNQPLDNWNTSVVNNMSSMFMNASSFDQNLSSWNITNVGNMSNMLSDSGLSQTNYDNTLIGWATQSVQSDVSLGALNLNYCDGRHARQELIDNFNWTINDDIINCPFVICTSLTSPKDGDTNVPANANIVWQAVPGATGYRISVRRVNGGTTQIIYNNEDVGNVTGIDFASDFIPGDEVFVTIVPYNAAGPATGCTEERFTVIPSWVNSPTAFKLTYDTRIAESYTSAANQLEIEINNNFTYNYSIDWGDNQFDNNVTGFITHTYQTPGIYTISIIGNYPAHYFGNYFSDSRKLLTIDQWGTQQWQSMEQAFHYCQNMTYNATDIPDLSQVANMRRMFYSASLFDGNIDSWDVSNVTDMSDMFYSAIAFNQSLNNWDVSNVTNMEQMFIAARSFNQNINAWNVSSVTDMNGMFLYAEVFNQPLNNWNIGAVIDMSRMFRDARAFNQPLNNWDVSSVMDMNEMFRDALVFNQTLNSWDVSKVTDMSFMYYNANSFDQPLNNWNVSSVTTMDSMFYQATVFNQNIDSWNVTNVINMRAMFQEAMAFNQPLNNWDVNSVVNMSSMFESAQVFNQPLRDWNVSAVANMSAMFKNALLFNQPINTWDVSSVTLMNSMFEDAEVFNNPIGNWNVASVTTMEAMFKDAIVFNQPLGSWDTGEALTMAEMFSGASIFNQNIDNWNVSFVTTMEAMFKNAVSYDQPMNSWNVASVKTMKEMFNGASAFNQLIDNWNVRGVTTMEQMFNGATVFNQTINNWRVSGVLNMNSMFMNAMTFNQPFDRWDIGTVSMRSMFNNATSLDQEFSTWNVSRVSDMTNMLDDTALTRENYDTTLIAWSEQVLTPGVTLGALGLLYCDALEERQSMIDTYGWIIVGDILDCPIPGCTQLVAPLNGATDVPVNTNLSWEPTLYARGYRLTVRTNSGNVTIVNNETVTGTSYEFATDFSGGETVFVTLIPFNGEGDAITCTDESFEITSSTVPTVPDCTNLTTPTQAATGIAVNSDLEWLAIANADGYRITVGTSSGNNDIIDNFDVGNITTYDIPTSLPEDTTIFVTITPYNATGDAISCTEEYFTTEIIPVPPICTSLTSPLNGATDVPVNTNLSWDPVSNATGYLLTVGTTGGGIEVLNNVDVGNVTTYNLPDDLKPNRLIFVTITPYNGVGDATSCAEESFRTGNSPAVIPNCTTLSSPLNNATDVSVTTDLSWNAIANATGYSINAGTSIGATDILNAEDVGNVTTYDLVSDLPESTTVYVTITPYNAVGDATSCGEESFTTETLATVPNCTTLSSPLNNATDVSVTTDLSWNAIVNATGYSINAGTSAGATDILNAEDVGNVTTYDLVSDLPESTTVYVTITPYNAVGDATSCGEESFTTETLATVPNCTSLTGPSNGDTGVSVDTDLSWNAIANATGYSINAGTSAGATDILNAEDVGNVTTYDLVSDLPESTRVYVTITPYNAVGDAASCGEESFTTETLATVPNCTTLSSPLNNATDVSVTTDLSWNAIANATGYSINAGTSTGATDILNAEDVGNVTTYDLVSDLPESTTVYVTITPYNAVGDATSCGEESFTTETLATVPNCTTLSSPLNNAADVSVTTDLSWNAIANATGYSINAGTSAGATDLLNNEDVGNVTTYDLVSDLPESTRVYVTITPYNAVGYATGCGEESFTTETLATVPNCTSLTGPSNGETGVAVTTDLSWNAIANATGYSINAGTSTGATDILNAEDVGNVTTYDLVSDLPESTTVYVTITPYNAVGYATSCGEESFTTETLATVPNCTTLSSPLNNATDVSVTTDLSWNAIANATGYSINAGTSAGATDLLNNEDVGNVTTYDLVSDLPESTTVYVTITPYNAIGYATSCGEESFTTETLATVPNCTTLSSPLNNATDVSVTTDLSWNAVANATGYSINAGTSAGATDILNNEDVGNVTTYDLVSDLPESTTVYVSITPYNAVGDATSCSEELFMTEEITEPLVESKYGFSPNGDGINDFWEIKGIENSPQNIVNIYNRWGDLVFSISNYNNTTNRFRGEANNLNKLGASTLPNGTYFFDIKISGTHNLKKLKGFLVIKR, encoded by the coding sequence ATGATAAAAAATATTTTCACAATACTTCTTATTCTTTTCTGTTATAATTTATTTGGACAGACATTTAATTCTATTTGGGATACTGAGCAATCAGGTGTTTCGACTTCAAATCAAATTACTATTCCCACAAATTCAACTTATACGTATAACTATACCGTAGATTGGGGAGACGGTTTAACAGATACCAACGTCGCTGGAAATATTACACATACATATACGATTCCAGGAAGATACACAATAAGCATAAGTGGCGACTTTCCTTCTATTTACTTTAATAATGATGGTGATAGAAATAAGATTATAGAAATATTGGCTTGGGGAAGTATTCAGTGGCAAACCATGGAGAATGCTTTTTATGGTTGCGAAAACCTGAATTTTGATGCTATTGATAACCCTGACCTTTCACAAGTAACAACCCTTAAAAATATGTTTAGGGATGCCACAGTTTTTAACGGAATTATAAATAATTGGAATATAAGTACTATCACTGATATTTCAGGAATGTTCTCTGGTGCTGTAACCTTTAATAGACCATTAGACAATTGGAATACAAGTAATGTAACCGATATGTCTGAAACTTTCAGTCGTGCAATACTATATAATGAACCCTTAGATAATTGGAATACGGCTTTGGTTACTAATATGTTTGGCATGTTTAGATCTGCAAGTGCTTTTAATCAAAATATAAACAATTGGGATGTAAGTCAAGTCACAAATATGGCTAGCATGTTTGCATCTGCTTCAAGTTTTAATCAGCCTTTAAATAGTTGGAATGTTACAGGAGTTGAAGATATGTCCAATATGTTCAGTTCCTCAGATTTTAATCAAAACATAGAAAATTGGAACGTTTCTTCGGTAACCAATATGCATGCCATGTTTCAAAGAAATACTGATTTTGATCAACCTCTAAATAATTGGGATGTTAGTCATGTTACTAATATGTCTAACATGTTTGATGGCTTCTATTGGAGTGCTATTTACAATCAACCATTAGATAAATGGGATGTAAGCAAGGTTACAGATATGAGTTATATGTTTAGATATAATCGCTCCTTTAACCAACCAATAAACAATTGGAACGTAAGCCTTGTCACAAATATGAGGGGCATGTTTGAGAGTTCAGGTAGCTTTAATCAACCGTTAAACAATTGGATTGTTAGTAATGTTACAAATATGAGTGCTATGTTTGACTCCGCTCAAGCTTTTAATCAGCCATTAAACAATTGGGATGTTAGTAATGTTACAAGTATGAGTGCTATGTTTGAATATGCTCCTATTTTTAATCAGCCTTTAGACCTTTGGGATGTAAGTGGCGTGACAAATATGAGCACGATGTTTCAGGGTACTAAGCTTTTTAATCAACCTATAGACAATTGGGATGTAAGTAGTGTTACAAATATGAGGTCTATGTTCTACAATGCCTTAGTATTTAATCAGCCCTTAAACAATTGGAATACTAGTGCGGTTACTGACATGTCTAGTATGTTTAATGCCTATAACGCTACTACCGCTTTTAATCAGCCCTTGGATAATTGGAATACCAGTGTTGTTAACAATATGTCTAGTATGTTTATGAATGCCAGTTCTTTTGATCAGAATCTAAGTAGTTGGAATATTACTAATGTTGGAAACATGAGCAATATGCTTTCTGATTCAGGACTTTCACAAACTAATTATGATAATACTTTAATAGGTTGGGCTACTCAATCTGTACAGTCTGATGTTTCTTTAGGAGCTCTAAACTTAAACTATTGTGATGGGCGCCATGCGCGTCAGGAACTTATAGACAATTTTAATTGGACGATTAATGACGATATTATAAACTGTCCTTTTGTGATTTGTACTTCGTTAACGTCTCCAAAAGATGGAGATACCAACGTGCCAGCAAATGCTAATATAGTATGGCAAGCTGTACCTGGGGCAACCGGATACCGAATAAGTGTAAGAAGAGTAAATGGAGGAACAACACAGATTATTTATAACAATGAGGATGTTGGTAATGTAACTGGCATTGACTTCGCATCTGATTTTATTCCTGGAGATGAAGTTTTTGTTACGATTGTACCTTATAATGCTGCTGGACCAGCAACAGGTTGTACGGAAGAGCGTTTTACAGTAATTCCAAGTTGGGTAAATAGCCCTACCGCCTTTAAACTTACCTACGATACTCGTATTGCAGAATCGTATACTTCAGCTGCAAACCAACTTGAAATAGAAATCAATAATAATTTTACATACAATTACTCTATAGATTGGGGAGATAATCAATTCGATAACAATGTCACTGGTTTTATAACTCATACCTATCAAACACCAGGAATTTATACAATATCTATTATTGGAAATTATCCTGCGCATTATTTTGGGAACTACTTTTCTGATAGTAGAAAATTATTAACTATCGATCAATGGGGAACACAACAATGGCAGTCCATGGAACAAGCATTTCATTATTGTCAAAACATGACTTATAATGCTACTGACATACCAGATTTGTCCCAAGTAGCAAATATGCGACGAATGTTCTATAGTGCCTCTCTTTTTGATGGTAATATTGATTCTTGGGATGTAAGCAATGTTACAGATATGTCCGATATGTTTTATAGTGCAATAGCCTTTAACCAATCCCTAAATAATTGGGATGTAAGTAATGTAACTAATATGGAGCAAATGTTTATTGCGGCGCGTAGCTTCAATCAAAATATAAATGCTTGGAATGTAAGTAGTGTTACTGATATGAATGGCATGTTTCTATATGCTGAAGTTTTTAATCAGCCCTTAAACAATTGGAATATTGGAGCTGTAATTGATATGTCCCGCATGTTTCGAGACGCCAGAGCTTTTAATCAACCTTTAAATAATTGGGATGTAAGTAGTGTCATGGATATGAATGAAATGTTTCGAGATGCTCTAGTTTTTAACCAAACTTTAAATAGTTGGGACGTAAGCAAAGTAACTGATATGAGTTTTATGTATTATAACGCCAACAGCTTTGACCAACCTCTCAATAACTGGAATGTATCATCGGTTACTACAATGGATTCTATGTTTTATCAAGCAACAGTCTTTAATCAAAACATAGATAGTTGGAATGTCACCAATGTGATAAATATGAGAGCCATGTTTCAAGAAGCTATGGCTTTTAACCAGCCTCTAAATAATTGGGATGTTAATTCAGTAGTAAATATGTCTTCCATGTTTGAGAGTGCTCAGGTATTCAACCAGCCTCTACGTGATTGGAATGTAAGTGCTGTAGCAAATATGTCGGCTATGTTTAAAAATGCGTTGCTATTTAATCAACCCATTAATACTTGGGATGTGTCATCTGTTACCTTAATGAACTCAATGTTTGAAGATGCAGAAGTATTTAATAATCCTATTGGAAATTGGAATGTAGCTTCAGTGACTACTATGGAGGCGATGTTTAAAGATGCCATAGTATTTAATCAACCATTAGGAAGTTGGGATACAGGAGAGGCTTTAACAATGGCAGAGATGTTCAGTGGAGCTTCCATTTTTAATCAAAATATAGATAACTGGAACGTATCCTTTGTTACAACTATGGAGGCGATGTTTAAAAATGCCGTGAGTTATGATCAACCCATGAATTCTTGGAATGTAGCCTCTGTCAAAACTATGAAAGAAATGTTCAATGGGGCTTCTGCCTTTAATCAATTGATAGATAATTGGAATGTAAGAGGAGTCACTACTATGGAACAAATGTTCAATGGCGCTACCGTTTTTAATCAAACTATTAATAACTGGAGAGTTTCAGGGGTATTAAATATGAACTCTATGTTTATGAATGCCATGACATTTAATCAACCTTTCGATCGTTGGGATATTGGTACTGTGAGTATGCGCTCTATGTTCAATAATGCTACTAGTTTAGATCAAGAATTTAGCACTTGGAATGTTAGCCGTGTTTCAGATATGACAAATATGTTAGACGATACAGCATTGACAAGAGAAAACTATGATACCACTTTAATAGCGTGGTCCGAACAAGTGCTAACCCCTGGGGTTACCTTAGGCGCTCTAGGATTACTGTATTGTGATGCCTTGGAAGAAAGACAATCAATGATTGATACTTATGGTTGGATTATTGTTGGAGATATTTTAGATTGCCCTATTCCAGGATGTACTCAGCTTGTTGCGCCACTAAATGGAGCTACAGATGTTCCTGTAAATACAAACTTAAGTTGGGAGCCAACCCTTTATGCACGAGGCTACAGACTTACTGTTCGTACAAACTCTGGAAATGTTACAATAGTTAATAATGAAACCGTAACAGGGACGTCGTATGAATTTGCCACTGATTTTTCTGGAGGAGAAACAGTTTTTGTAACATTAATACCATTCAATGGTGAAGGTGATGCTATAACCTGTACAGACGAAAGTTTTGAAATTACTAGTAGTACTGTTCCAACCGTACCAGATTGTACCAATTTAACCACTCCAACTCAAGCTGCAACTGGAATAGCCGTGAATTCAGATTTAGAATGGCTGGCTATAGCAAATGCTGATGGTTATCGAATTACAGTAGGTACTAGTTCTGGAAATAATGATATTATTGATAATTTTGATGTTGGTAATATAACTACTTACGATATTCCTACTAGTCTACCAGAGGATACCACCATTTTTGTTACCATAACACCTTATAATGCAACGGGGGATGCTATCTCATGCACTGAAGAATATTTTACAACAGAAATAATTCCAGTTCCTCCAATATGTACAAGTTTAACAAGTCCTTTAAATGGAGCTACTGATGTTCCCGTTAATACTAATCTTAGTTGGGATCCTGTATCTAATGCTACTGGTTACTTGTTAACAGTAGGTACTACTGGAGGAGGTATAGAAGTTCTTAATAATGTTGACGTTGGTAATGTAACGACCTATAATTTACCAGATGATTTAAAGCCTAACAGATTGATTTTTGTAACTATTACACCTTATAATGGTGTAGGTGATGCCACGAGTTGTGCTGAAGAAAGCTTTAGAACAGGAAATTCTCCAGCAGTTATTCCTAATTGTACCACACTATCAAGCCCCTTAAATAATGCTACCGATGTTTCAGTGACGACGGACCTTAGCTGGAATGCGATAGCAAACGCCACCGGCTATAGCATCAATGCAGGAACCTCTATAGGTGCCACGGACATATTAAATGCGGAAGATGTAGGCAATGTAACCACATACGATCTGGTGTCGGACCTACCAGAAAGCACAACGGTCTATGTAACCATAACCCCGTATAATGCCGTTGGAGATGCCACCAGTTGTGGCGAGGAGTCGTTCACGACGGAAACTTTAGCAACGGTTCCTAACTGTACTACACTATCAAGTCCCTTAAATAATGCTACCGATGTTTCAGTGACGACGGACCTTAGCTGGAACGCCATTGTAAACGCCACAGGATACAGCATCAATGCAGGAACCTCTGCAGGTGCCACGGACATATTAAATGCGGAAGATGTAGGCAATGTAACCACATACGATCTGGTGTCGGACCTACCAGAAAGCACAACGGTCTATGTAACCATAACCCCGTATAATGCCGTTGGAGATGCCACCAGTTGCGGAGAGGAATCGTTCACGACGGAAACTTTGGCGACCGTGCCTAATTGTACAAGTTTAACAGGCCCGTCAAATGGAGATACGGGTGTTTCAGTGGATACAGATCTTAGCTGGAACGCCATTGCAAATGCCACAGGATACAGCATCAATGCAGGAACCTCTGCAGGTGCCACGGACATATTAAATGCGGAAGATGTGGGGAATGTAACGACATACGATCTGGTGTCGGACCTACCAGAAAGCACAAGGGTCTATGTAACCATAACCCCATATAATGCCGTTGGAGATGCCGCCAGTTGTGGCGAGGAATCGTTCACGACGGAAACTTTGGCGACCGTACCAAACTGTACGACACTATCAAGTCCCTTAAATAATGCTACCGATGTTTCAGTGACGACGGACCTTAGCTGGAATGCCATTGCGAACGCCACAGGATACAGCATCAATGCAGGTACCTCTACAGGTGCCACGGATATATTAAATGCGGAAGATGTGGGGAATGTAACGACATACGATCTGGTGTCGGACCTGCCAGAAAGCACAACGGTCTATGTAACCATAACCCCGTATAATGCCGTTGGAGATGCTACCAGTTGCGGCGAGGAGTCGTTCACGACGGAAACTTTAGCAACGGTTCCTAACTGTACCACACTATCAAGCCCCTTAAATAATGCTGCCGATGTTTCAGTGACGACGGACCTTAGCTGGAACGCCATTGCGAACGCCACAGGATACAGCATCAATGCAGGGACTTCTGCAGGCGCCACAGATCTGCTAAATAATGAAGATGTGGGAAATGTAACGACATACGATCTGGTGTCGGACCTGCCAGAAAGCACAAGGGTCTATGTAACCATAACCCCGTATAACGCCGTTGGATATGCCACTGGTTGCGGCGAGGAATCGTTCACGACAGAAACTTTGGCGACCGTGCCAAATTGCACAAGCTTAACAGGCCCATCAAATGGAGAAACGGGTGTTGCAGTGACGACGGACCTTAGCTGGAACGCCATTGCAAACGCCACCGGCTATAGTATCAATGCAGGAACCTCTACAGGTGCCACAGATATATTAAATGCCGAAGATGTGGGGAATGTAACGACATACGATCTGGTGTCGGACCTACCAGAAAGCACAACGGTCTATGTAACCATAACCCCGTATAATGCCGTTGGATATGCCACCAGTTGCGGCGAGGAATCGTTCACGACGGAAACTTTAGCAACGGTTCCTAACTGTACTACACTATCAAGTCCCTTAAATAATGCTACCGATGTTTCAGTGACAACGGACCTTAGCTGGAACGCCATTGCGAACGCCACCGGCTATAGTATCAATGCAGGGACTTCTGCAGGCGCCACAGATCTGCTAAATAATGAAGATGTGGGGAATGTAACGACATACGATCTGGTGTCGGACCTGCCAGAAAGCACAACGGTCTATGTAACCATAACCCCATATAATGCCATTGGATATGCCACTAGTTGCGGCGAGGAATCGTTCACGACGGAAACTTTGGCAACGGTTCCTAACTGTACCACACTATCAAGTCCCTTAAATAATGCTACCGATGTTTCAGTGACGACGGACCTTAGCTGGAACGCTGTTGCAAACGCCACCGGCTATAGCATCAATGCAGGAACCTCTGCAGGTGCCACGGACATATTAAATAATGAAGATGTAGGGAACGTAACCACATACGATCTGGTGTCGGACCTACCAGAAAGCACAACGGTCTATGTATCCATAACCCCGTATAATGCCGTTGGAGATGCCACCAGTTGTAGCGAAGAACTTTTTATGACTGAAGAAATAACAGAACCTTTAGTAGAATCAAAATATGGTTTTTCACCTAATGGTGACGGAATTAATGATTTTTGGGAGATAAAGGGTATAGAAAATAGTCCGCAGAACATTGTAAATATCTATAACAGATGGGGGGATTTAGTTTTTTCAATCTCAAATTATAATAATACTACGAATCGGTTTAGAGGAGAAGCCAATAACCTTAATAAATTAGGAGCAAGTACATTACCTAATGGAACCTATTTCTTTGATATTAAAATCTCGGGAACCCATAACCTGAAAAAATTAAAGGGGTTTTTAGTAATAAAGCGTTAA
- a CDS encoding PorP/SprF family type IX secretion system membrane protein produces the protein MIRKNNFSAYATVILFFILKTSICAGQQTPTFSEYNYNPFIINSAYAGLTPNTEMSISNSGYFNQFEGSPRTFSLSGHGAINRRKMGLGAGIIRDEIGVTTSTNFFGAYSYKIFFDFENNRPYWQHYDAGVLSFGITAGLQQYQDNLLDLGIPNDPNFAENINATIPTIGFSFLFNHASFYLGFSTPNILGDSLASDDNLNLVNPYYGYLGYRFFNSRYQEVMIKPNLLLKYEDGAPMQADINLAVSFKNKFEIGTGYRTSSSLNFLAGVYLFKNARFIYNYNTATNNSPLGNTHGFVLSYQFGDGYSID, from the coding sequence ATGATTAGAAAAAACAACTTTTCCGCTTATGCGACAGTCATACTATTTTTTATTTTAAAAACCAGTATTTGTGCCGGTCAACAAACACCCACATTTTCTGAATATAATTATAACCCGTTTATTATAAATTCTGCTTATGCTGGTTTAACTCCAAACACTGAGATGTCCATAAGTAATTCTGGCTATTTTAATCAGTTTGAAGGAAGTCCAAGAACTTTTTCACTTAGTGGTCATGGCGCTATAAATAGAAGGAAAATGGGGCTTGGTGCTGGTATTATTAGAGATGAAATTGGCGTAACGACTTCTACAAATTTTTTCGGAGCTTATTCGTATAAAATATTTTTTGATTTTGAAAATAACCGTCCTTATTGGCAACATTATGATGCTGGAGTACTTTCCTTTGGAATCACTGCCGGTTTACAACAATATCAGGATAATCTATTAGATTTAGGAATTCCAAACGATCCTAATTTTGCTGAAAATATCAATGCTACAATTCCAACAATAGGCTTTAGTTTCTTGTTTAATCATGCGTCATTTTATCTAGGGTTTTCAACGCCTAACATTTTAGGAGACTCTTTAGCTTCTGATGATAATTTAAATCTTGTAAATCCTTATTATGGTTATTTAGGATATCGCTTTTTTAATAGTCGCTATCAAGAAGTGATGATAAAGCCAAATTTACTATTGAAATATGAAGATGGTGCGCCAATGCAAGCCGATATAAATTTAGCAGTAAGTTTTAAAAACAAATTTGAAATAGGAACAGGATACAGAACGAGCTCCTCCCTAAATTTTTTGGCAGGAGTTTATTTATTTAAAAATGCACGTTTTATATACAACTATAATACGGCTACTAACAATTCTCCATTGGGTAATACACATGGTTTTGTTTTAAGTTATCAATTTGGAGATGGATATAGCATTGATTAG
- a CDS encoding amidophosphoribosyltransferase gives MSDALKHECGIAVIRLLKPLEYYKEKYGSAFYGVNKMYLMMEKQHNRGQDGAGFASIKLDTKPGERYISRVRSVAQQPIQDIFGRINERINNELTAHPEYANNVALQKQHIPYIGEVLLGHVRYGTFGKNSEESVHPFLRQNNWMHRNLIMAGNFNMTNVKELFANLIELGQHPKEYTDTITIMEKIGHFLDDAVSKIYKDLKKEGYNKREASPLIAERLKVAKILRRAAKNWDGGYAMAGLIGHGDSFVLRDPAGIRPAYYYKDDEIVVVASERPVIQTVFNVNFEDVKELDPGKAIIIKKSGEVRFKQILEPLERKSCSFERIYFSRGSDAEIYQERKMLGKLLMPKVLEAIDNDTKNTVFSYIPNTAETSFFGMIETAEAYINKKKTHTILNGQRSLSAEKVTEILSERARIEKIAIKDVKLRTFITEDSSRDDLVAHVYDVTYGVIKPEDNLVIIDDSIVRGTTLKMSILKMLDRLNPKKIIVVSSAPQIRYPDCYGIDMANLESLVAFRAALDLLKDANKYHIVEDVYNKCISQTDLDDKHVQNFVKEIYDPFSDEEISDKISELLSNESIKAEVKIIFQPVENLHKACPDHLGDWYFTGNYPTVGGNRVVNRAFINFFEGNNERAY, from the coding sequence ATGAGTGATGCTTTAAAACATGAATGTGGAATAGCTGTTATAAGACTTTTAAAACCACTGGAATATTATAAAGAAAAATATGGAAGTGCATTTTATGGTGTAAACAAAATGTATCTTATGATGGAGAAACAGCACAATCGTGGTCAAGATGGTGCTGGTTTTGCAAGCATTAAATTAGACACAAAACCTGGTGAGCGCTACATAAGTAGAGTGCGTTCTGTTGCACAACAGCCCATTCAGGATATTTTTGGTCGGATAAATGAAAGAATAAATAACGAATTAACTGCACATCCTGAGTATGCTAATAATGTCGCTTTACAAAAACAACATATACCTTATATAGGAGAAGTATTATTAGGACATGTTCGTTATGGTACTTTCGGTAAAAATAGCGAGGAAAGTGTGCATCCGTTTTTAAGACAAAACAACTGGATGCATAGAAATTTAATAATGGCTGGAAACTTTAACATGACCAATGTTAAAGAGCTTTTTGCAAACCTTATTGAGTTAGGTCAACATCCAAAAGAATATACCGATACCATAACTATTATGGAGAAAATTGGTCATTTTTTAGATGATGCAGTAAGTAAGATTTACAAAGATTTAAAAAAGGAAGGCTATAATAAAAGAGAGGCTTCTCCACTTATTGCCGAGCGACTTAAGGTTGCTAAAATATTAAGACGTGCTGCAAAAAACTGGGATGGTGGTTATGCCATGGCTGGGCTTATTGGTCATGGTGACTCTTTTGTTTTAAGAGATCCTGCAGGTATTCGTCCGGCATATTATTATAAAGACGATGAAATAGTTGTTGTGGCATCTGAACGACCTGTTATTCAAACCGTATTTAATGTAAACTTTGAAGACGTAAAAGAATTAGATCCTGGAAAAGCTATTATCATTAAAAAATCTGGCGAAGTACGCTTTAAACAAATATTAGAACCTTTAGAAAGAAAATCCTGTTCTTTTGAACGTATTTATTTTTCCAGAGGTAGTGATGCTGAAATTTACCAAGAACGTAAAATGCTTGGTAAACTATTGATGCCCAAAGTTCTTGAAGCTATCGATAATGACACTAAGAATACTGTCTTCTCATATATACCCAATACAGCAGAAACATCGTTTTTTGGAATGATTGAAACTGCAGAAGCCTATATAAATAAAAAGAAGACTCATACTATTTTAAACGGACAACGTTCTTTATCAGCAGAAAAAGTAACCGAAATCTTATCGGAGCGTGCACGAATTGAAAAGATTGCTATAAAGGATGTGAAACTTAGAACCTTTATTACTGAAGACAGTAGTCGAGATGATTTAGTAGCCCACGTTTACGATGTTACTTATGGTGTTATAAAACCGGAAGACAATTTGGTTATTATTGATGATAGTATTGTTAGGGGAACGACATTAAAAATGAGTATTTTAAAAATGCTCGATCGCCTTAACCCTAAAAAAATTATTGTGGTGTCTTCTGCCCCTCAAATTCGATATCCAGATTGTTATGGTATAGATATGGCCAACCTTGAAAGCTTAGTTGCTTTTAGAGCCGCTTTAGATTTATTAAAGGATGCAAATAAATATCATATTGTAGAAGATGTATACAACAAATGTATTAGCCAAACAGATTTAGATGATAAGCATGTACAGAATTTTGTAAAAGAGATTTATGATCCTTTTTCTGATGAAGAAATATCAGATAAAATTTCCGAGCTATTAAGTAATGAAAGTATTAAGGCAGAAGTTAAAATTATTTTCCAACCTGTTGAAAATTTACATAAAGCATGCCCTGATCATTTAGGTGATTGGTACTTTACAGGAAACTATCCTACTGTAGGAGGAAATAGAGTGGTAAATAGAGCATTTATCAACTTTTTTGAAGGGAATAATGAACGTGCATACTAA